The genomic region ACCCAGGTCGGTCTGGTGATCGAGGCCGGCGACGTCCGCGAGGTGCACCACGTCGCGCTGCTGATGGGCTACGGCGCGGCCTGCATCAACCCGTACCTGGCGCTGGAGTCGGCCGAGGACCTGGCCCGGCGCGGCACCTACCTGCCCGGCATCGAGCCCGAGCAGGCCGTGCGCAACGTGGTGAAGTCGCTCGGCAAGGGCGTGCTGAAGGTGATGTCCAAGATGGGCGTCAGCACGGTCGCGTCGTACACGGGCGCGCAGATCTTCGAGGCGACCGGCCTGTCGGCGGACCTGGTGGACACCTACTTCACCGGTACGTCGAGCAAGCTCGGGGGCGTCGGCCTGGACGTCATCGCCGAGGAGGTCCGGCAGCGGCACCTGCGGGCCTACCCGGCCGACGGCATTCTGCCGGCGCACCGCAAGCTGGAGGTCGGCGGCGAGTACCAGTGGCGCCGTGAGGGCGAGCCGCACCTGTTCGACCCCGAGACGGTGTTCCGGCTGCAGCACTCCACCCGGACCGGGCGCTACGACATCTTCAAGCAGTACACGCAGCGCGTCGACCAGCAGTCCGAGCAGCTGATGACGCTGCGCGGCCTGTTCGCCTTCAGGTCCGACCGGCAGCCGATCAGCGTCGACGAGGTCGAGCCGGTCAGCGAGATCGTCAAGCGGTTCAGCACCGGCGCGATGAGCTACGGCTCGATCAGCGCCGAGGCGCACGAGACGCTCGCGGTCGCGATGAACCGGCTCGGCGGCAAGTCGAACACCGGTGAGGGCGGCGAGAACTCCGACCGGCTGCACGATCCGGCGCGGCGCAGCTCGATCAAGCAGGTCGCGTCCGGCCGGTTCGGCGTCACCGCGGAGTACCTGACCAACTCCGACGACATCCAGATCAAGATGGCGCAGGGGGCCAAGCCCGGCGAGGGTGGTCAGCTGCCCGGGCACAAGGTCTACCCGTGGGTGGCCAGCACCCGGCACTCGACGCCCGGCGTCGGCCTGATCTCGCCGCCGCCGCACCACGACATCTACTCGATCGAGGATCTGGCCCAGCTGATCCACGACCTGAAGAACGCCAACCCGTCGGCCCGGATCCACGTCAAGCTGGTCTCCGAGGTCGGGGTCGGCACGATCGCCGCCGGCGTCAGCAAGGCGCACGCGGACGTCGTCCTGATCTCCGGCCACGACGGCGGGACCGGCGCGGCACCGCTGACCTCGCTCAAGCACGCGGGCGGTCCGTGGGAGCTCGGGCTGGCCGAGACCCAGCAGACCCTGCTGCTGAACGGCCTGCGCGACCGGATCGTCGTGCAGACCGACGGCCAGCTGAAGACCGGCCGGGACGTCGTCGTCGCGGCGTTGCTCGGCGCCGAGGAGTACGGTTTCGCCACCGCGCCGCTGGTGGTCTCGGGCTGCATCATGATGCGGGTCTGCCACCTGGACACCTGCCCGGTCGGCGTCGCGACCCAGAACCCGGTCCTGCGCGAGCGGTACGCCGGCAAGCCGGAGTTCGTGGTGAACTTCTTCGAGTTCATCGCCGAGGAGGTCCGCGAGTACCTGGCCGAGCTCGGCTTCCGCTCGCTGGACGAGGCGATCGGCCACGCCGACGTGCTGGACATCCAGCGCGCGGTCGACCACTGGAAGGCCGACGGCCTCGACCTGTCGCCGATCCTGCACGTGCCCGCGCTGCCCGAGGGTGCCGCGCGGCACCAGACGGTGCTGCAGGACCACGGGCTGGACAAGGCGCTCGACAACGAGCTGATCCGGATCTGCGCGCCGGCCATCGAGAACGGCGAGCCGGTCCGGGCCCAGCTGCCGATCCGGAACGTGAACCGGACCGTCGGCACCATGCTCGGCCACGAGATCACCAAGAAGTACCGCGCGGCCGGGCTGCCCGACGGCACCGTCGACCTGACCTTCACCGGGTCGGCCGGCAACTCGTTCGCCGCGTTCGTGCCCCGCGGCGTGACGCTGCGGCTCGAGGGCGACGCCAACGACTACGTCGGCAAGGGCCTGTCCGGCGGCCGGGTGGTGATCCGCCCGGACCGCAACGCGCGGTTCGACGCGGCCGACCAGATCATCGCCGGCAACGTGATCGCGTACGGCGCGACGTCCGGCGAGCTGTTCATCAACGGTGGCGCGGGGCAACGGTTCTGTGTGCGCAACTCCGGCGCCACCGCCGTGGTCGAGGCGGTCGGCGACCACGCCTGCGAGTACATGACCGGTGGTCGCGTCGTGGTGATCGGCGCCGTCGGCCGGAACTTCGCGGCGGGCATGTCGGGCGGCGTGGCCCACGTGCTCGACCTGGACCCCGCGCTGGTGAACCCGGAGCTGGTGGACCTGCTCCCGCTCACCGGCGAGGAGTCCGACCTGTTGCAGGACCTGGTCCGGCGTCACCACGAGGAGACCGGCTCGGAGCGGGCGGCCAAGCTGCTCGCCGACTGGGCCGCCGCCGAAACCAGGTTCACCACGGTGATGCCCCGCGACTACGCCCGGGTGCTGGCGGCCAAGGCGGCCGCCGAGCGCGACGGGCTGGACGAGGACGCCACCACGCGAGCGATGATGGAGGCCATCTGATGGCTGACCCGAAGGGATTCCTGACCACTCCGCGCGAGGTCGCCGAGCGGCGGCCGGTGGCCGAACGGGTGCAGGACTGGAACGAGGTCTACCCCGGTGGACCGGGCAAGGCGCTGCTGCCGATCATCACCAAGCAGGCCGGCCGCTGCATGGACTGCGGTATCCCGTTCTGCCACTCCGGCTGCCCGCTGGGCAACCTGATCCCGGAGTGGAACGACCTGGTCTGGCGCGACGACTGGACCGGGGCGATCGAGCGGCTGCACGCGACCAACAACTTCCCGGAGTTCACCGGCCGGCTCTGCCCGGCGCCCTGCGAGCCGGCCTGCGTGCTGGGCATCAATCAGGAGCCGGTGACGATCAAGAACGTCGAGGTCGCGATCATCGACAAGGCCTGGGAGTCCGGTGACGTCCGGCCCCAGCCGCCGGAGTGGCTGACCGGCAAGACGATCGCGGTGGTCGGCTCCGGCCCGGCCGGCCTGGCCGTCGCCCAACAGCTGACCCGCGCCGGTCACACCGTGGCCGTGTACGAGCGGGCGTCGGCGCCGGGTGGTCTGCTGCGCTTCGGCATCCCGGAGTTCAAGATGGAGAAGGTGCAGGTCGAGCGCCGGATCCAGCAGATGAAGGAGGAGGGCACGGTCTTCCGCTCCGGTGTGAACGTCGGCGTGGACGTCACCGGGACTCAGCTCCAGCAGCGGTACGACGCCGTGGTGATCGCCACCGGCGCCACCGCGGCCCGGGACCTGCCGGTGCCGGGGCGCGAGTTCGCCGGCATCCACCAGGCGATGGAGTACCTGCCGCAGGCCAACCGGGTCGCGCTGGGGGAGACGGTCGAGAACCAGATCGTTGCCACCGACAAGGACGTGGTGATCATCGGTGGCGGTGACACCGGCGCCGACTGCCTCGGCACCGCGCACCGTCAGGGCGCGCGCAGCGTCACCCAGCTGGAGATCATGCCGCGCCCGTCCGACGAGCGGCCGGCCGGACAGCCCTGGCCGACGTACCCGATGATCTACCGGGTCGCCTCGGCGCACGAGGAGGGCGGTGAGCGGGTCTACTCGGTGTCGACGAACAACTTCGTCGCCGACGAGAACGGGCACGTGGCCGGCCTCAACCTGGTCGAGGTCGAACTCGTGGACGGCCGGTTCACGCCGATCGAGGGTACCGAGCGGACCATCCCGGCGCAGCTGGTGCTGCTGGCGATGGGCTTCCTCGGGCCGGAGAAGGAAGGCTTCCTCGAGCAGCTCGGTGTGGAGCTCGACGAGCGCGGCAACGTCAAGCGGGACAAGGCGTACCAGACCTCGGTCGAGGGCGTTTTCGCCTGCGGCGACGCCGGCCGCGGCCAGTCGCTGATCGTCTGGGCGATCGCCGAGGGCCGCTCCTGCGCGAACGGCGTGGACGCGTTCCTGACCGGCTCGTCGACCTTGCCCACCCCGATCCCACCGACGGCCCGGCCGCTGGTGGTCTGACCCGCGCAAGGCGGGACCGGCCCGACCCGGCGACCGGGTCGCGGCCGGCTCCCGCCCGCCGGGTGGGGTTTGCGGAAACGCCGCGCCCGGTGCAGCGAGGGTTTGCCGCGGGCCCCTAGGTTGGTCACCGTGCCTCGACGTCTCCTCACTCGTCAGCGCCTCCGCCGGGTCGCGCCGTGGGCCGGACTGGTCGCGCTCTGGTTCGCCGTGTCGCTGGTCGTCGGCCTGCTGTCGTTCGCCAACGACTCCGAGCGGGTCACCATCGGCGCGCACGCGGCCCAGGTGTCGCCGACCTTCGACGGTCACGTCACGCTCGACCTCGGCGCGGTGCTGCCGCGGCTGCGGCTGGACGCGAACCTGCCGGTCGATCTGGGCGTCAACCTCGACGTCCAGGAGACCGACGCGGACAACCTGAGCGACCTGCTCACCCGGGACGCGCTGATCGCGTCGCAGCCCGACGGTGAGATCGCCCGGATCCGCGAGGTGGTCCAGGAGATGGCCGTCGACAACGCCGTCGCGGGTGCCGGGTCGGGGCTGCTGGCCGCGGTCCTGGTCGCGACGTTGTGGGCGATGGTCGGTCCGCGCCGGCGCCGCGAGTTGTTCGTGCTGCTGCACTCCGCCGAGCGCAGGGTGCAGCACCGCGCGGTCGTCGTCCTGGTCGCTCTGCTGATCACGGTCGCGTCGGTGATCGGGCCGGGCCAGATGCGGCAGGCGCAGGCGCCGCCGACCGAGTGGCGGCCGCTGGGCGACCTGCTGCCGGAGCTGACGTTCGACGACCGGCTGAAGAACGTCGAGGTCGCCACCGGGTTCAGCACCACCGGCGGCATCGGCGTGATCCGGACCGCCGTCGAGACGTACGAGCGGTCCACCGACTTCTACGGCCAGCTGCGCGACCGGGTCAGCCGGGTCGGCGGGCGGATCCGCGCGGCCGGTGAGGGCGAGACCGTGGCGCTGCTGGTGTCGGACCGGCACGACAACATCGGGATGGACCCGTTCGCCGCCGAGGTCGCCAAGGTGGCCGGCGCGAAGGTGCTGATCGACGCCGGCGACGACACCTCGTCGGGGCAGTCCTGGGAGGCGTTCAGCATCAACTCGCTGGCCCAGCACTTCCGGGACCTGAAGGTCGTCGCGGTGGCCGGCAACCACGACTCCGGCGGCTTCGTCGAGGAGGCGATGCGGCGCAACAAGTTCACCGTGCTGGACGGCGAACCGGTCGAGGTCGAGGGGATCCGCTTCCTCGGCGACAGCGACCCGACCCGGACCGGGCTCGGCAGCGCCGACACGCCCGGCGACGAGACCACCGCCGAGCAGTCCGCCCGGCTGGCCGACGTCGCCTGCGCGCAGTCCGAGGACGAGCCGATCTCGACGATGCTGGTGCACGACCCCTCGTCGTACCAGGACACCGCGAACCGCGGCTGCGCGTCGCTGCTGCTGTCCGGGCACCTGCACCGGCAGGTCGGGCCCGACACCAGAACCGTCGAGGGACGGCCGGTCACGACGTACACGAACGGGACGACCGGGGGAGCGGCGTACGCGTTCGCGCTCGGGTACACCTTGCGCCGGCCGGGCGTCGTCACGCTGATCACCTACAGCGAGGGCCGTCCGGCCGGGCTGCAGACCGTCACCGCCGAGCTCACCGGCGAGGTCACCGTCGGCACCTACCGGCCGTTGCCCAGTTGAGCTTTTCGCTGCCGCGGCAGGCTCCGGCGGCACTCGTCACGAGGTGTTAACCGTCCAGTAACGGGGGCGGACCAGCACGCCAGTGGTCTTGTAGGAGTAGGGTTTTGTGACGTGCGTCGCGCAAAGATCGTTTGTACGCTCGGCCCGGCTACGGCCGCCCCCGAGCGCATCCTGGAACTCGTCCAAGCAGGTATGGACGTCGCTCGGCTGAATCTCAGCCACGGCGCCCACGCCGAGCATGAGCGCATCTACCAGCGAATCCGGACCGCAGCGGCCGAGACCGGCAAGAACGTCGGGATCCTGGTCGACCTGCAAGGCCCGAAGATCCGGCTGGCGGAGTTCGCCGAAGGCAAGGTCACGCTGACCTACGGCGAGCGCTTCACCATCACCACCCGGGAGGTGCCCGGTGACGTGACCGTCTGCGGTACGACGTACGACGGGCTGCCCGGCGACGTCAGACCCGGTGATCCGCTGCTCATCGACGACGGCCGCATCGCGCTGGTCGCCGAGGAGGTGACCGAGACCGACGTGATCTGCCGGGTCACCGTCGGTGGGCCGGTGTCGAACAACAAGGGCATCAACCTGCCCGGTGCCACGGTGAGCGTGCCGGCGATGTCGGAGAAGGACGTGGAGGACCTGCGCTGGGCCCTGCACCTGCCGGCCGACATGATCGCGATGTCGTTCGTCCAGCGGGCCTCCGACATCCAGATCGTGCACAAGATCATGGATGAGGAGGGTCACCGGGTCCCGGTGGTCGCCAAGATCGAGAAGCCGCAGGCGGTCGCGAACCTGGACGAGATCATCGAGGCCTTCGACGGCTTCATGGTCGCCCGCGGCGACCTCGGCGTGGAGCTCCCGCTGGAGGAGGTCCCGCTGGTCCAGAAGCTGATCATCGACCAGGCCCGGCTGAACGCGAAGCCGGTGATCGTCGCCACCCAGATGCTGGAGTCGATGATCTCCGCGCCGCGGCCGACCCGCGCCGAGGCCTCCGACGTCGCCAACGCGGTGCTCGACGGCGCCGACGCGGTGATGCTGTCCGGAGAGACCAGCGTCGGCCGGTTCCCGATCGAGACCGTCAAGACGATGGCCCGGATCGTGGAGTCGACCGAGGAGCACGGCCTCAGCCGGGTCAAGGAGATCGACTGGGAGCCGCGCACCAAGGCCGGCGTCATCGCCCGCGCCGCGGCCGACGTCGCCGAGCGGATGGAGGCGAAGTACCTGGTCGCCTTCACCCAGTCCGGCGACACCGCGCTCCGGCTGGCCCGCTACCGCACCGAGATCCCGGTGCTCGCGTTCACCCCGGTCCCGTCGGTGAGCGCCTGGCTGAGCGTCGTGTGGGGTATCGAGACGCACATCGTCCCCACCGTCGACCACACCGACGACATGGTCCGCCAGGTCGACCAGCGCCTGCTCGAGCTCGGCAAGCTCCAGAAGGGCGACCTGGTCGTCATCGTCGCCGGCAGCCCACCCAGCATCCCCGGCTCCACCAACGCCCTCCGCGTCCACCGCATGGGCGACGCCATCGCCGGCATCGCCCCGGCGTACCGGCAGTAGCAGCGAGTCTGATCCGTGGTTGACGCGGCCGGTCCGGTGACCGGCCGCGTCGTCACGCCTTCGTGCCGACGATCCGGTCGAGTACGGCGACGGCGTCCCGGCGGGCGACCGACAGAGCGTTGCGCCGCGGCATCCGCCAGGCGACGCCGAGCAGGTCGAGGGCCCACTGGCACAGGCGCATGATGTCGGCGGACTCGTTCGCGAACAGGTAGCGCGTGTACTCGTACCGCCGTACCTGGTCACCCGTACGCCGGGTCGCCCAGTTCGCCACCCGGCAGCCGTCGGACATAAAGAGCCCGCGGACGAAATCTTCGGGGTGGTCGGCAACGATCTCCCGTTGCCAGCCGTCCAGCTCGATCCGGCGCAGGTGCTTGCGCCCAGGACCGTGCTGAGGAAACAGGCACGGCCAGTGCTTCCAGTACGAGACGACCTGGGTGCAACCGGGCGCCGCAACGCGATGAACCGGCCTGGCTGAGTAGACGGCGGCGATGGTCGCTCGCACCTCTGCGATCAGGTCCGGATAGCTGTCGTCACAGCTGATCCGCAGCGCGTGGACGCCTTTGGCCTGCGCGGAAACGCACCCGTCGCCGAGATAGAGGCCGAGCAGTCGCGCGTAGGGCGCCTTTGCCAGCGAGCTCGCCGTGCACCGCGGACAGGCAGTCGGATCGACTGCCGGCTCAGGACCCTCCCGCCACCCGCGCAGCGCCGACCGGCTCATCCCCAACCGACGGCTCACCGAGCTGAGGCTCTCACCCGAGCCCAATGCATCCAGCGCCAGGCGCCGCGTACCGGCGTCGTACATGCAGGAAGTCTGTCAGCCGGAACCGACAGTTCCGGGGGTATCAGGTGCCCTGGGTGGGACTCGAACCCACACTGAACGGGTTTTGAATCCGCGCTCTCTGCCAATTGGAGTACCAGGGCTGGCTCGCCAGATCTTAGCCTATCGCCGGACGCACGGCCGCAACCGCCGGCACCCGAAACTGTCGGTTCCGGTCGGGACCATGGGGCATGGTGCATTTCCGGTCGCAGGAGACGGTGGACTCGGCGTTGCGGATGTCCGACGAGGGAGTGCTCGATCGGGTCAACGCCGAGATCCACGGGGTGGCGGTCAAGACCGTACGGCGGTGGCGTCGGCAGTACCAGCGGCGGGGTCTGCCGCGAGGGCAGGGGTTTCGGCCGACGCCGTGTCCGCGGTGCGACGGCGCCGAGCTGGACCAGGCGGCGTACGCGTTGCTGCTGGGGTGGTACTTGGGCGACGGGCACATCGCCGCGGCCAGGCGTGGCGTCTACACGCTGCAGATCGCGAACGACCAGAAGTACCCCGAGCTGAACCAGGAGATCGCCGCGACGATCCGGAAGGTGAAGCCGACGGCCAGTCCGTGTCTGCGCGGCGGTTCGACGGCCGTGCGGATCGAAGCGCGGTGGAAGCACTGGCCCTGCGTGTTCCCGCAGCACGGGCCGGGCCGCAAACATCTGCGCGAGATCGAGCTCGTCCCGTGGCAGCAGGAGATCGTTCGGGCGGAGCCGCGGCACCTTGTGCGGGGCCTGTTCCATTCGGACGGCTCGCGGTTCGTCAACTGGGCAACGCGGCCGACGAGGGACGGCGGTCGGAAGCGCTACGACTACATCCGCTACATGTTCTCCAACGAGTCGGCCGACATCCGTGGGATCTTGACCGACGCGCTGGATCAGCTCGGCATTCCCTGGCGCCAGCCCCGGGTGAACGTGGTGGCCGTGAGCCGGCGCGAAGGAGTTGTGGCGCTTGACGGGTTTGTCGGGCCGAAGAGCTGATGGTGGGGTCGATAAGGTGTCGGGTGTGACTGCTAAGCGTGTGGTGATCGCCGAGGACGAGGCTTTGATCCGGATGGATCTG from Kribbella flavida DSM 17836 harbors:
- the gltB gene encoding glutamate synthase large subunit, coding for MFGRPPILNRQRPAEGLYDGQHEHDACGVAFVATLTGEPSHDIVAKALTALRNLEHRGASGAEPDSGDGAGILIQVPDAFYRKVCDFELPVARAYATGIAFLPQDPDDAAKAVARIEELADEENLTVLGWRDVPTTPDLLGATARSVMPVFRQLFVAAKTGRVLGLALERMAFRLRKRAERETATYFPSLSGRTVTYKGMLTTDQLDKFFPELTDPDLASAIGVVHSRFSTNTFPSWPLAHPYRYIAHNGEINTVQGNRNWMRAREALLASDLIPGDLEQLYPICTPGASDSASFDEVLELLHLGGRSLPHAMLMMIPEAWENATTMDPKRRAFYEFHSTLMEPWDGPASVVFSDGTKVGAVLDRNGLRPSRYWVTEDGLVVLASEAGVLDIDPATVTQKGRLEPGRIFLVDVEQHRIITDSEVKTALAEEHPYDEWLHAGLIRFEDLQEREHVVHSHASVTRRQQVFGYTEEELRLLLTPMAKTGAEPIGSMGTDTPIAVLSDRPRLLFDYFAQLFAQVTNPPLDAIREELVTSLSSSLGPESNLLNPSPASCRQVVLPFPVITNDELAKLRHINLDGDMPGLATTVLRGVYDVAGGGQALKDRLDAICAEASAAIAEGARILVLSDRHSNAEHAPIPSLLLTSAVHHHLVREKTRTQVGLVIEAGDVREVHHVALLMGYGAACINPYLALESAEDLARRGTYLPGIEPEQAVRNVVKSLGKGVLKVMSKMGVSTVASYTGAQIFEATGLSADLVDTYFTGTSSKLGGVGLDVIAEEVRQRHLRAYPADGILPAHRKLEVGGEYQWRREGEPHLFDPETVFRLQHSTRTGRYDIFKQYTQRVDQQSEQLMTLRGLFAFRSDRQPISVDEVEPVSEIVKRFSTGAMSYGSISAEAHETLAVAMNRLGGKSNTGEGGENSDRLHDPARRSSIKQVASGRFGVTAEYLTNSDDIQIKMAQGAKPGEGGQLPGHKVYPWVASTRHSTPGVGLISPPPHHDIYSIEDLAQLIHDLKNANPSARIHVKLVSEVGVGTIAAGVSKAHADVVLISGHDGGTGAAPLTSLKHAGGPWELGLAETQQTLLLNGLRDRIVVQTDGQLKTGRDVVVAALLGAEEYGFATAPLVVSGCIMMRVCHLDTCPVGVATQNPVLRERYAGKPEFVVNFFEFIAEEVREYLAELGFRSLDEAIGHADVLDIQRAVDHWKADGLDLSPILHVPALPEGAARHQTVLQDHGLDKALDNELIRICAPAIENGEPVRAQLPIRNVNRTVGTMLGHEITKKYRAAGLPDGTVDLTFTGSAGNSFAAFVPRGVTLRLEGDANDYVGKGLSGGRVVIRPDRNARFDAADQIIAGNVIAYGATSGELFINGGAGQRFCVRNSGATAVVEAVGDHACEYMTGGRVVVIGAVGRNFAAGMSGGVAHVLDLDPALVNPELVDLLPLTGEESDLLQDLVRRHHEETGSERAAKLLADWAAAETRFTTVMPRDYARVLAAKAAAERDGLDEDATTRAMMEAI
- the pyk gene encoding pyruvate kinase, translated to MRRAKIVCTLGPATAAPERILELVQAGMDVARLNLSHGAHAEHERIYQRIRTAAAETGKNVGILVDLQGPKIRLAEFAEGKVTLTYGERFTITTREVPGDVTVCGTTYDGLPGDVRPGDPLLIDDGRIALVAEEVTETDVICRVTVGGPVSNNKGINLPGATVSVPAMSEKDVEDLRWALHLPADMIAMSFVQRASDIQIVHKIMDEEGHRVPVVAKIEKPQAVANLDEIIEAFDGFMVARGDLGVELPLEEVPLVQKLIIDQARLNAKPVIVATQMLESMISAPRPTRAEASDVANAVLDGADAVMLSGETSVGRFPIETVKTMARIVESTEEHGLSRVKEIDWEPRTKAGVIARAAADVAERMEAKYLVAFTQSGDTALRLARYRTEIPVLAFTPVPSVSAWLSVVWGIETHIVPTVDHTDDMVRQVDQRLLELGKLQKGDLVVIVAGSPPSIPGSTNALRVHRMGDAIAGIAPAYRQ
- a CDS encoding metallophosphoesterase family protein, with amino-acid sequence MPRRLLTRQRLRRVAPWAGLVALWFAVSLVVGLLSFANDSERVTIGAHAAQVSPTFDGHVTLDLGAVLPRLRLDANLPVDLGVNLDVQETDADNLSDLLTRDALIASQPDGEIARIREVVQEMAVDNAVAGAGSGLLAAVLVATLWAMVGPRRRRELFVLLHSAERRVQHRAVVVLVALLITVASVIGPGQMRQAQAPPTEWRPLGDLLPELTFDDRLKNVEVATGFSTTGGIGVIRTAVETYERSTDFYGQLRDRVSRVGGRIRAAGEGETVALLVSDRHDNIGMDPFAAEVAKVAGAKVLIDAGDDTSSGQSWEAFSINSLAQHFRDLKVVAVAGNHDSGGFVEEAMRRNKFTVLDGEPVEVEGIRFLGDSDPTRTGLGSADTPGDETTAEQSARLADVACAQSEDEPISTMLVHDPSSYQDTANRGCASLLLSGHLHRQVGPDTRTVEGRPVTTYTNGTTGGAAYAFALGYTLRRPGVVTLITYSEGRPAGLQTVTAELTGEVTVGTYRPLPS
- a CDS encoding glutamate synthase subunit beta yields the protein MADPKGFLTTPREVAERRPVAERVQDWNEVYPGGPGKALLPIITKQAGRCMDCGIPFCHSGCPLGNLIPEWNDLVWRDDWTGAIERLHATNNFPEFTGRLCPAPCEPACVLGINQEPVTIKNVEVAIIDKAWESGDVRPQPPEWLTGKTIAVVGSGPAGLAVAQQLTRAGHTVAVYERASAPGGLLRFGIPEFKMEKVQVERRIQQMKEEGTVFRSGVNVGVDVTGTQLQQRYDAVVIATGATAARDLPVPGREFAGIHQAMEYLPQANRVALGETVENQIVATDKDVVIIGGGDTGADCLGTAHRQGARSVTQLEIMPRPSDERPAGQPWPTYPMIYRVASAHEEGGERVYSVSTNNFVADENGHVAGLNLVEVELVDGRFTPIEGTERTIPAQLVLLAMGFLGPEKEGFLEQLGVELDERGNVKRDKAYQTSVEGVFACGDAGRGQSLIVWAIAEGRSCANGVDAFLTGSSTLPTPIPPTARPLVV